Proteins encoded within one genomic window of Anastrepha ludens isolate Willacy chromosome 4, idAnaLude1.1, whole genome shotgun sequence:
- the LOC128860339 gene encoding uncharacterized protein LOC128860339 isoform X1 — translation MKHMVLMSTIRPKMDPEDIRKMPEDEADSTSDSEDFSRANSDNFLPSDCTTSSDSEDSVDEENEDADEGFLPSGVLSFNSDNDDTESAIDDVASNLGASKMCIIWKTEFKCTSTGLLYAKWQDTKKILVLSNCHDPSVTNVKYNFIGRSWEDQMSGLYERHKLPNARQYTFLLKVLYDVVVSYQLQFSRNSDSH, via the exons atgaag CATATGGTACTTATGAGTACCATTCGTCCG AAAATGGACCCTGAAGATATCCGGAAAATGCCGGAAGACGAAGCTGATAGTACCAGTGACTCAGAAGACTTCTCTAGGGCGAATTCCGACAATTTTCTTCCAAGTGATTGCACTACTTCCAGTGATAGCGAAGATTCAGTAGACGAGGAGAATGAGGATGCTGACGAGGGATTCTTACCTAGTGGTGTTTTGAGCTTTAACAGCGATAACGATGATACTGAAAGCGCCATTGATGACGTCGCTTCGAACCTCGGCGCATCGAAAATGTGTATTATTTGGAAAACGGAATTCAAATGCACATCAACTGGACTTCTATACGCAAAATGGCAAgacacgaaaaaaatattggtattGAGTAATTGTCACGACCCTTCTGTGACTAatgttaaatacaattttataggGAGATCATGGGAGGATCAGATGTCTGGGCTTTATGAACGCCACAAATTGCCAAACGCAAGGCAATACACCTTCCTGTTGAAGGTACTATACGACGTCGTTGTATCATACCAATTGCAGTTCTCAAGAAATTCTGACTCGCACTAA
- the LOC128860339 gene encoding uncharacterized protein LOC128860339 isoform X2 — protein sequence MKKMDPEDIRKMPEDEADSTSDSEDFSRANSDNFLPSDCTTSSDSEDSVDEENEDADEGFLPSGVLSFNSDNDDTESAIDDVASNLGASKMCIIWKTEFKCTSTGLLYAKWQDTKKILVLSNCHDPSVTNVKYNFIGRSWEDQMSGLYERHKLPNARQYTFLLKVLYDVVVSYQLQFSRNSDSH from the exons atgaag AAAATGGACCCTGAAGATATCCGGAAAATGCCGGAAGACGAAGCTGATAGTACCAGTGACTCAGAAGACTTCTCTAGGGCGAATTCCGACAATTTTCTTCCAAGTGATTGCACTACTTCCAGTGATAGCGAAGATTCAGTAGACGAGGAGAATGAGGATGCTGACGAGGGATTCTTACCTAGTGGTGTTTTGAGCTTTAACAGCGATAACGATGATACTGAAAGCGCCATTGATGACGTCGCTTCGAACCTCGGCGCATCGAAAATGTGTATTATTTGGAAAACGGAATTCAAATGCACATCAACTGGACTTCTATACGCAAAATGGCAAgacacgaaaaaaatattggtattGAGTAATTGTCACGACCCTTCTGTGACTAatgttaaatacaattttataggGAGATCATGGGAGGATCAGATGTCTGGGCTTTATGAACGCCACAAATTGCCAAACGCAAGGCAATACACCTTCCTGTTGAAGGTACTATACGACGTCGTTGTATCATACCAATTGCAGTTCTCAAGAAATTCTGACTCGCACTAA
- the LOC128860339 gene encoding uncharacterized protein LOC128860339 isoform X5 — protein sequence MKHMVLMSTIRPKMDPEDIRKMPEDEADSTSDSEDFSRANSDNFLPSDCTTSSDSEDSVDEENEDADEGFLPSGVLSFNSDNDDTESAIDDVASNLGASKMCIIWKTEFKCTSTGLLYAKWEIMGGSDVWAL from the exons atgaag CATATGGTACTTATGAGTACCATTCGTCCG AAAATGGACCCTGAAGATATCCGGAAAATGCCGGAAGACGAAGCTGATAGTACCAGTGACTCAGAAGACTTCTCTAGGGCGAATTCCGACAATTTTCTTCCAAGTGATTGCACTACTTCCAGTGATAGCGAAGATTCAGTAGACGAGGAGAATGAGGATGCTGACGAGGGATTCTTACCTAGTGGTGTTTTGAGCTTTAACAGCGATAACGATGATACTGAAAGCGCCATTGATGACGTCGCTTCGAACCTCGGCGCATCGAAAATGTGTATTATTTGGAAAACGGAATTCAAATGCACATCAACTGGACTTCTATACGCAAAATG gGAGATCATGGGAGGATCAGATGTCTGGGCTTTATGA
- the LOC128860339 gene encoding uncharacterized protein LOC128860339 isoform X4, whose protein sequence is MKHMVLMSTIRPKMDPEDIRKMPEDEADSTSDSEDFSRANSDNFLPSDCTTSSDSEDSVDEENEDADEGFLPSGVLSFNSDNDDTESAIDDVASNLGASKMCIIWKTEFKCTSTGLLYAKWQDTKKILGDHGRIRCLGFMNATNCQTQGNTPSC, encoded by the exons atgaag CATATGGTACTTATGAGTACCATTCGTCCG AAAATGGACCCTGAAGATATCCGGAAAATGCCGGAAGACGAAGCTGATAGTACCAGTGACTCAGAAGACTTCTCTAGGGCGAATTCCGACAATTTTCTTCCAAGTGATTGCACTACTTCCAGTGATAGCGAAGATTCAGTAGACGAGGAGAATGAGGATGCTGACGAGGGATTCTTACCTAGTGGTGTTTTGAGCTTTAACAGCGATAACGATGATACTGAAAGCGCCATTGATGACGTCGCTTCGAACCTCGGCGCATCGAAAATGTGTATTATTTGGAAAACGGAATTCAAATGCACATCAACTGGACTTCTATACGCAAAATGGCAAgacacgaaaaaaatattg gGAGATCATGGGAGGATCAGATGTCTGGGCTTTATGAACGCCACAAATTGCCAAACGCAAGGCAATACACCTTCCTGTTGA
- the LOC128860339 gene encoding uncharacterized protein LOC128860339 isoform X3, producing MDPEDIRKMPEDEADSTSDSEDFSRANSDNFLPSDCTTSSDSEDSVDEENEDADEGFLPSGVLSFNSDNDDTESAIDDVASNLGASKMCIIWKTEFKCTSTGLLYAKWQDTKKILVLSNCHDPSVTNVKYNFIGRSWEDQMSGLYERHKLPNARQYTFLLKVLYDVVVSYQLQFSRNSDSH from the coding sequence ATGGACCCTGAAGATATCCGGAAAATGCCGGAAGACGAAGCTGATAGTACCAGTGACTCAGAAGACTTCTCTAGGGCGAATTCCGACAATTTTCTTCCAAGTGATTGCACTACTTCCAGTGATAGCGAAGATTCAGTAGACGAGGAGAATGAGGATGCTGACGAGGGATTCTTACCTAGTGGTGTTTTGAGCTTTAACAGCGATAACGATGATACTGAAAGCGCCATTGATGACGTCGCTTCGAACCTCGGCGCATCGAAAATGTGTATTATTTGGAAAACGGAATTCAAATGCACATCAACTGGACTTCTATACGCAAAATGGCAAgacacgaaaaaaatattggtattGAGTAATTGTCACGACCCTTCTGTGACTAatgttaaatacaattttataggGAGATCATGGGAGGATCAGATGTCTGGGCTTTATGAACGCCACAAATTGCCAAACGCAAGGCAATACACCTTCCTGTTGAAGGTACTATACGACGTCGTTGTATCATACCAATTGCAGTTCTCAAGAAATTCTGACTCGCACTAA